A single Anopheles maculipalpis chromosome 3RL, idAnoMacuDA_375_x, whole genome shotgun sequence DNA region contains:
- the LOC126566027 gene encoding uncharacterized protein LOC126566027 — MNNRKIAKTNNFEVKLIMAVKEYGLFSKANFAANQHEWNQAWNALAKKMNVSVSRCRSRWKSLRATFRKQIMRKGTANSKHSVWPYREHMLFMIDSFRNSRSSIKPAASLEVVSEDSIQCITDEDEMEESQELPESEPEAVEEPHEMPQRRELFHLSRAASAHQELPTPIERAMSVDSITKEEPQILRIDKDCYTQETTTTSTEVKIAHTAQSSSGLYGTPSATNEGTEQEEYEGRPVSWRTIDTDEQFLLSCLTTMKRLSRRRNALVRLQIQQLMYDAEFADEHEGTTVS, encoded by the exons ATGAACAACAGAAAAATAGCAAAGACCAACAACTTCGAAGTGAAGCTCATCATGGCTGTAAAGGAGTACGGCTTATTCAGCAAGGCCAACTTTGCCGCAAACCAACATGAATGGAATCAAGCTTGGAATGCTTTGGCGAAAAAAATGAACGTATCAG TTTCCCGTTGCAGGAGCCGTTGGAAATCGCTTCGCGCAACCTTCCGTAAGCAGATCATGCGAAAAGGTACAGCTAACAGCAAACATTCGGTTTGGCCGTACCGCGAGCATATGTTGTTTATGATCGATTCATTCCGCAACAGTCG TTCTTCGATCAAGCCCGCTGCATCGCTGGAAGTAGTCAGCGAAGACTCGATCCAATGCATAACGGATGAGGATGAGATGGAAGAGTCACAAGAGTTGCCCGAGTCTGAACCGGAAGCAGTCGAGGAACCGCACGAAATGCCACAAAGGCGAGAATTATTTCATCTATCACGAGCTGCCTCTGCGCACCAGGAGCTACCGACACCGATAGAACGCGCAATGTCGGTTGATTCGATAACGAAGGAAGAGCCACAAATTTTGCGTATTGACAAGGATTGCTACACGCAGGAAACTACCACGACCAGTACGGAAGTCAAAATCGCACACACGGCCCAATCATCATCGGGTCTGTATGGGACACCGTCCGCGACAAACGAGGGTACCGAACAGGAAGAGTACGAAGGACGGCCCGTATCGTGGCGAACGATCGATACGGACGAACAGTTTCTGCTGAGCTGTCTGACCACGATGAAGCGCCTGTCGCGAAGGCGAAACGCTTTGGTTAGGTTGCAAATTCAACAGCTCATGTACGATGCCGAGTTTGCCGATGAGCATGAGGGCACAACTGTGTCGTAA
- the LOC126566028 gene encoding uncharacterized protein LOC126566028: protein MTATDRLGFTLTVVLAVLAASSVSALRCYTCNSYDNSECFAPPKNFTEEDLRDNSTVPARLLVECPPDEMGREPFCRKVNLLVIGGSVPDHTRVTRECGYDRARRPCYKVENGGHEEQVCQCFTDGCNEGSQITVSRVLGMVMCLTGLVLGFKHRIA from the exons ATGACGGCTACTGATCGGTTGGGATTTACACTCACAGTCGTGCTTGCTGTACTTGCGGCGAGTTCTG TAAGTGCACTCCGTTGCTACACCTGCAACTCGTACGACAACTCGGAATGCTTTGCACCACCGAAAAACTTTACCGAGGAGGATCTGCGGGACAACAGTACCGTACCGGCCCGACTGCTGGTCGAGTGTCCACCCGATGAGATGGGCCGTGAGCCATTCTGCAGGAAGGTGAACTTACTGG TGATCGGTGGAAGCGTACCGGATCATACGCGCGTGACACGTGAGTGTGGTTACGACCGAGCTCGGCGACCCTGTTACAAGGTGGAAAACGGTGGCCACGAGGAACAGGTGTGCCAGTGCTTTACCGATGGCTGCAATGAAGGATCACAGATCACTGTGTCACGTGTGCTGGGTATGGTGATGTGTCTCACTGGGCTGGTGCTAGGATTCAAACACCGCATAGCGTGA
- the LOC126560342 gene encoding odorant receptor 30a-like encodes MSFFRRSHQYLELGYNRIYEVFHWFLRITLLRIFDDDFLATPITTALFQFYVSEIVISLGAVAMHIVRYRTDLDTVILSVSAFAAALEVFLKLNGMVYRRKEIRQMIGTVLNDRSYLNGSLEAAICGKYMRLARKLLFITILSYLTTATMLLIYPILSGGLRERILPVGFSIPFVDYRKDPWYMLNYVLQIVQVNWVALVFVGLDGPFYLFVCYSASQLEILIVYLRQIGQSPDDVEEQRRLIRKVYAMHTELSKFLSKCSYIYREVYLMQVLCSITHICVSLFHIQLKLKNGSYGMLLTNVNKMWLFCYCGELVVSKAADFSTAVYTNQWYQLWNRPDLQDVLFMLQNAQRNYGFSVGGFGFLSFALFTAVMKTAYSCNAFLHRVMN; translated from the exons ATGTCCTTTTTTCGCAGGTCCCATCAATACCTCGAGCTAGGCTACAACCGAATCTACGAAGTGTTTCATTGGTTTCTCAGAATTACTCTGCTCCGCATCTTCGACGATGATTTCTTGGCCACGCCGATCACGACCGCTTTGTTTCAGTTTTACGTATCGGAAATCGTCATCTCGCTGGGGGCAGTTGCGATGCACATAGTTCGCTACCGTACCGATCTCGACACGGTAATACTGAGCGTTTCggcatttgctgctgctttggaGGTGTTTCTGAAACTTAACGGGATGGTGTACCGGCGAAAGGAGATCAGACAGATGATCGGTACGGTGCTGAACGATCGTAGCTATCTGAACGGTTCGCTGGAGGCCGCTATCTGTGGGAAGTATATGCGATTGGCAAG GAAGCTTTTGTTCATCACGATCCTGTCTTATCTTACAACGGCAACAATGCTATTAATCTACCCAATACTGTCGGGAGGACTTCGAGAACGCATCCTTCCGGTGGGCTTCTCGATACCGTTCGTGGATTACCGTAAAGATCCATGGTATATGCTCAACTACGTGCTACAGATCGTCCAGGTAAACTGGGTCGCTTTGGTATTTGTTGGGCTGGATGGACCATTCTATCTGTTTGTCTGCTACTCGGCCTCACAGCTAGAGATACTGATTGTGTATCTTCGTCAAATTGGTCAAAG tcCCGATGACGTAGAGGAACAAAGAAGATTGATACGGAAGGTGTACGCTATGCACACAGAACTTTCAAA ATTCCTTTCGAAATGTTCCTACATATACCGGGAAGTTTACCTGATGCAAGTCCTCTGCTCGATCACGCACATCTGCGTATCGCTGTTTCACATCCAGCTCAAGCTGAAAAACGGTTCCTACGGCATGCTGCTGACCAACGTCAACAAGATGTGGCTTTTCTGCTACTGTGGCGAACTGGTCGTAAGCAAAGCGGCCGATTTCAGTACCGCTGTCTACACCAACCAATGGTACCAGCTGTGGAATCGTCCCGATCTTCAGGATGTACTCTTTATGCTACAAAATGCTCAGCGCAACTATGGCTTCAGCGTTGGTGGGTTTGgatttctttcctttgccCTCTTTACTGCG GTCATGAAAACTGCTTACAGCTGTAACGCGTTCCTGCACCGAGTGATGAACTAG